The following proteins are co-located in the Echinicola sp. 20G genome:
- a CDS encoding efflux RND transporter periplasmic adaptor subunit → MMKIKMKYKVFFYIPLLSFTVLFACDSKKQEATDGNKEELTSNGNIIQLSYQQYSSGNFETGGMEQVDFHEVVNVNGMLDVPPENKVAISAYFGGYIKELSLLPGQKVNKGQVLLVLENPDYLQIQQDFLEVKGQMKYLKADYRRQAELAKENVSSEKKYLKAEADYKVMKARYESLQKKLQLMGIKASNLDEENISSRITLKAPISGYIAEISAEKGMFLNPSDIAFTITNTDHIHLELNVFEKDVLKVKVGQEVIFSLQDNPAEKYKGEVHLVGRTIGEEDRSIRVHVHIDGEEELENLVPGMFAEAKISVDSSQSPALPETGVVKVDQDYYVLLKTGNDSQEHSFVKKLVKVGKRDSDYVEIINANDFKTDSQFLTKGAYNLIKE, encoded by the coding sequence ATGATGAAAATTAAAATGAAATATAAGGTCTTTTTTTATATACCTCTCTTAAGCTTCACGGTGCTTTTTGCCTGTGACAGTAAAAAGCAGGAGGCTACAGATGGCAATAAAGAGGAATTAACCAGCAATGGTAATATCATTCAGCTAAGTTATCAACAGTATTCCTCAGGCAATTTTGAAACAGGAGGAATGGAGCAGGTCGATTTTCATGAAGTTGTCAATGTGAATGGGATGCTGGATGTGCCACCAGAAAATAAGGTGGCCATTAGTGCCTATTTTGGGGGGTATATAAAAGAACTGAGCTTACTTCCTGGCCAAAAAGTAAATAAGGGACAGGTACTACTGGTGCTTGAAAACCCAGATTATCTTCAAATTCAACAGGATTTTTTAGAGGTTAAGGGCCAAATGAAATATTTGAAAGCAGACTACAGACGTCAGGCAGAATTGGCAAAGGAAAATGTCAGTTCCGAAAAGAAATATCTGAAGGCTGAAGCAGATTATAAGGTGATGAAGGCCAGGTACGAGTCCTTACAAAAAAAACTGCAGCTAATGGGGATTAAGGCTAGTAATTTGGATGAAGAAAATATTTCATCCCGTATCACACTAAAGGCCCCAATTTCCGGATATATAGCTGAGATTTCAGCTGAAAAAGGCATGTTTTTGAATCCTTCGGATATAGCTTTTACCATCACCAATACTGATCATATCCATTTGGAATTAAATGTATTCGAGAAGGATGTTTTGAAAGTTAAGGTTGGTCAAGAAGTGATTTTTAGCCTACAGGATAATCCAGCAGAAAAGTATAAGGGGGAGGTACATTTGGTAGGAAGGACTATAGGTGAGGAAGATAGAAGTATCAGGGTCCATGTTCATATTGATGGAGAGGAGGAATTGGAAAATTTGGTGCCAGGGATGTTTGCTGAAGCAAAAATTTCGGTGGATAGTTCTCAAAGTCCTGCCTTACCAGAAACCGGTGTGGTTAAGGTTGATCAAGATTACTATGTCCTTTTGAAAACCGGTAATGATTCCCAGGAGCATTCCTTTGTCAAAAAACTGGTGAAAGTGGGTAAGCGGGACAGTGATTATGTGGAGATAATAAATGCCAATGATTTTAAAACTGACTCCCAGTTTTTGACGAAAGGTGCCTATAACTTGATTAAAGAATAA